A window of Maioricimonas rarisocia genomic DNA:
GTCACGGATGCGGCAACTGGATTCGGTACCAAACATGTATCGGGAGTTGCGGGTCCGCGATCCCCAGTTGGTACAGCCGCTGGTTTCGAGGTGAGCCTGGAAATCGTAGTTGGTCTTCGCCCCCTGGAGTGTCGAGCCTCCACCAATGGCGTAGGCCGAACTGGTCGTCGTGATTCGACGGGTGCCGTCGTCGCTGGGGCAGATGAGCACGTCCAGCACGGTTGAAACGACGATGTCGTTGCCACTCGCGACCGGCGAGCCCTGCAGACCGGTGCTGGCACGGTCGTACGCCCCGGCGGCCTGCGTCGGATCGTACTGGTTGTACAGCGGTGCCTGGTCGAAGTACGGAAGGACCTGCGTCCAGCCGCGGGAATTCTTGACGGTCCCGGCTGGAGGCATGCCACTACCGCTCTCACACGACCCCTTGGCACTGGTCGAGTAAGGCATGACACCATGGGTGTCATGGTAGTTGTGGAGTGCCAGAGCCAGCTGCTTGAGCTTGTTCTTGCAGGTACTGCGGCGGGCTGCTTCGCGGGCCTGCTGGACAGCAGGAAGGAGCAGGGCGATCAGGATCGCTATGATCGCGATCACCACCAGCAGTTCGATGAGAGTAAAACCTCGACGCGAGCGCTTCATCTTCGTCCTCTTCTTAAGAATGCCCCACCGGCGAACTCCGCGCGGCCCGCAGATAGAAATGACGTGCCGGTGAGCGGGACTGATCCCTGGCAGAAAGCCCTTCGGATCAACAATTGACCGGACGTTGATATCATCGCGACAAATCAGCGTCAACCGATGAGACAGTGTCCCCTCCACGAAATTCCGTCAGGTGAAATCCCGAGCCGACGAATTTGCCAGGAAGCCCCTCATGTTCGAAGACGGACGGTGAAGCGCTCGCACCGTCATCGCAGACATTGCCCCCGTGGTCACTTGCGAGGCGGCACCCGGGCGAGGCGGTGCCAGAAAGAAGGCGCGTTACGCATCGCGGTAGCCGAGCCGTCCCCGCAGTGGACCGAGCACCTCATGGGCGATGCGGCGGACGTCGTCGTTGAAGTTCGCCGAGTCCCGCCAGCCTCCGGCCTTCCCCTGACGCCGGAACTTGAGTTCGCCGGTCTGCCGGTATTTCGCAAAGGCATGGCGGTCGGCGACGGCTGCCGCCGCATCGGGGGAGGTGTCGATTCCCACCAGTTCCGAGCATTCCAGGAGGTACGGCACGGGATCGTCGAGCAGATCCTCGTACGACACCTGCAACCGTTGCTCGAGGGGAAATTCCTCGTATGCCGCGAGTGCGATGCTGGTTGTCGAGCGAATATGCTCGGCGGTGCGGCGTACGTTCGCTTCGGACAGAGGGGCCGACTGATCGCCGAACTGCGTGTTCCAGCTGCCCGGCTTCTGCAGATCCAGGTACGAGTCGAGAACGTCGAACGGATCGCGAACGAGCAGGATCAGCTTGCCGGTCGGAAAGAGCGTCTGCAGCCAGCCGTACAGTTCCGGTGTGTTGACCTCCTTGACGACCAGGCTGTGCCGGCCGAACTGCGGATAGCGGTCGCGCACCATCCGGGAGAACATCTCGCGAAGTCCGTCCAGCCACACGTTTTGGTGACGGCGGGCGAAGAAAGAGGATTGCCGGTCCAATTCCTGGGGACGGTCATTGAGATGCTTGAAGAAGCGGCCGAAATACGGCTCGTGCCAGCGGCGGATCTTCGGCAGATCTCCCAGCATTTCGGCCAGCCAGGTCGAGCCGGTCCGCCCGCAGCCGATGATCCAGGCGATCCGGTCTTCGGCAACGTTGTCGGGAGACGACTCCTGCCCGGCCTCACGGAGTTCCGACAGCAGATCGCCGGCCCGGTGATCGTAGAGATGGGCCGCCAGAGTAATCTCACGCGCCTCAGCAACGCGTGAGCGGCGATCGGCCTCGTCCGTAAGAGCGGCCTGCAACGAGCGGATCGCGGTCGCGGCATCGTCGAAGTGATAGACACTCTCGCCGAACAGGCGCGAAACCTCCGATCGACGCGGCCCGGTCAGCAAAGCGGCCTGCCCGAAGGCAGTCACCTCGAAGACGCGGGGGGAGGGGGAATCGGCCGGCTGGTCGGTTTCGCGGAACAGATTGAGCGTGACCCGCGACTGCGAATAGATCTCCCACTTCTCGATCGTTTCGATCGTCCGCGAGCGGAGATCGGTATAGACGAAGTCCTTGAAGGCGTCGGTTCCGTCCAGGAACTTGCCGGCGATGAGAAACCGCTTCTGCTGCTCTTCACACCATTCGGCGATCTCCTTGAGCATCGGCATGCGATCCTTGAAGACCGAACCGAGAAAGGAGATGTCCCATTCCGGATTCTCAATCGTCGGGACTACCGGAAGCGGAAGCGTGGCGGTCGGAAGATAGGCCACACCGTTTCCGGCCGATCGGATCTCGTTGGTGAACCGCCATGTGTAGAGCGACTCGGCCACGGGGATCGGTTCGTAGGGATCGTCGGTGGCGATCAGAACGGTCGGAATGCCGGCCCTGCGGATCGAGAGCGGGACGCGCGTGCGTCGTCCCCGAAAGTGGAGTCCGTCGACGAAGATGACGCAGTCGATGCGGTTCTCGATGTCGAGCGCGGTGCCGATGATGTCATTGCAGACGGCATCGGGACTGAGCACCTTTAGAAAGGAGAAGGTGGGGTAGGGGATGACATGGAGGCCCGCTGCGACGAGCGCGTGCCGGTAGCCGTCCCACACATCGCGGGTGGAGAAGTTGGCCGAGCCGGCGACGAGAAGCACATTGGCGATGGCCACCGATCAGCCGCCCCCACCACCACCACCGCCACCGTCGCCACCGTCGCCACCGTCCCCGTCTCCACCGCCATTATTGGCTTCCCACTCCTCGTCGTGATAGGCGTACGGGGAGGGATCGCCTGGAGCGAACGACATCGGGTCTGCGCCCCCCTTGTCGCCCGTCTGTGCATCGCTTCGCAGGACGATGCCAGCGGCCGCGGCCGACATGGCGGTTCCCATGGCGGAATGCTGGAGGAACCGCCGTCGGGTCAGTTTGCGTTCGCGATCGGTCATGGTCGGCGCTGCTCTTGTGGTTCCGGTGGGCAGGAGACCTCGAATCACGACTGCCCGAGGTAGTCGTAGATGCCTTCGATTTCCTTGTCGTCATTGAGAGGCTGAACATAGATGTCACGCGGACCGCCTGCGGGTACTTCGAAGTCGAATGACTGTTCCGGTCGCACTGTTTCGGTCACGGTGGTACCGCCGACGAGGTTGAACGGCTCATTCCCGGAGTTGAAGACACGATAGTACACAGTCGGCTTGCTCGTTCCGCCTCCACGAAGATCGATGATCGTATGCTTCTGCGCGGTCGTCAGAGTCTTGCGAAACCTGCCACTGCGAATCGATCGATCCGTATTCAGATAGTCGTAGATCCCCTCAATCGTCTCCGGCATCGATGTAGTGACGCTGATGTCGGAGCTGACGGCAATGTCAATTGAGAAACGCGGACTCAGCGCAACGGTGTTTGATCCGTCGCTGAGCGTGAAGGCGTTTTCTCCGGAGTTGAGGATCCGGTAGAGGGCTCCGGCCCTCCCTTTCACCAGTTTCTGCGGTGTCGTCGCGTCCTCACTCGTGAAACGTCCGCTGCGGATCGGCATCGCCTGACTCCTCTTGAGAGAGCGCCTGAGTGGAAGTGCGAGATCGCGGGTCGCCCGAGGGCATAATTTGTAAACCGCTATTCTGGGGAAAACACTGACACTTTCGCAGAACAATTCTGCGCAATTCCCGTAATCGCCCTGAAAACCCGGACTTACAGATTCGGCCCTCCCCGCCAGAGTCGAATGTCCCCCTCCAGTCCACCAGACGCAATCATTTTCCCGTCGGGAGAGACTGCGATCTCGAAAACCTGCCGGTCGTGGCCGTACAACGATGTCACCTGCTCGCCAGAAACAAGATCCCAAAGCCTCAGCGAGTGATCCCGCCCGCCGGACACCAGAGTTGCCCCGTACGGCATGACGGCCAAAGCATTGACGCGTCCGGCGTGTCCGCTGAGCACATGTCGCAGCTCGCCGGCAGCCAGATTCCAAAGCCGGATCTCTCCCGTATCTGTACCGACGATCAGGAATTCGCCTGTGCGGTCGTACGTCAACGAGTACGGGACCGAGTCCAGTTGCAGCGGGAGTTCCGTCTGGCCGCCGCTAAGTGAATCGACGAGCCGAACTTTCCCGTCATCTCCGGAGACTGCCAGCTGGCGACTGTCGGGGCTGAAGGCGACCGCGGTGAAGATGTAGCCGGGGTCTGAAATGCTGCAGACCGGCTGTTCCCAGTTCTGCTCAGCGTAAATCAGCAGTGGTCCTCCCCGCGTCGCCACTGCCAGGAGCCCCCCGTCAGGAGAGAACTGCACGCGGGCGATCCCGGTCTCCTTCACATCGAGCTGGAGGACGGGTTGCCGCGACTTGTAGTCGAACAACGTCAGTGATGATCCGCGCCCGGCAACCGCGAGGAGACGGCCTCCAGGCTGCACGGAAAGTGTCGAAATCGCAGAACTGGAGGCCTCGCCGCCTGCCGCAATCAGCGGTGTACTGACGCCGGCCTTCAGGTCCCAGAGACGAAGTTCGCCGTTGCCGCTCCCCGCCACGAGTTCGCGGCCACCGGGGAGGAACTCGAGTGCGCGGATTTCGGAGCGATGCCAGAAGGTATCGGGGCGGGAGACGCTTTCGGCGCGCATCAGCTTGACCGAACCATCGCCACTGCCGACAACGAGAAATCGACCGTCGGCCGAACGTGCCAGGGCGCCGGACGAGAGTCCGTGTGTTGTCAGCTTGCGAATTTCAAGCTGCTGCTTCGTGTCATAGATCCGCAACTGCCCGTTGTTCTCGAGAATCGCCAGCAGAGAGGAATCCTTGAGGAACTCGAGATCGCCAATCCGCCAGTCCGCCTCGAACGTGGTCGGCTCTACACTTTCGTCGCGCCAGAAGGTGACGTTACCACCGTAGCTGCCGGTAACGACCGCCTCGCCGTCGTCGGAGACAGCCAATGCAGAAATCAGCCCCTGCCCCTGCCGGGTGACGATCTGCTGGCGGGTGGCGATGTCCCAAATCCTCATCAGTCCTTCTGCTGCGACAACCACGAGGGCTTCCCCGTCGGGCGTAAAGCGAATGTCCTGTGCGCCCGCCATGCCGGTGGGAATCTCCACAATCTTCTCGAAATCCTTCGACCTGAAAATACGCGCTGCCCCCCTCGAGCCCAGTGCGGCCAGCTTCGAACCATCCGGCGAGAATCGAATCAGAGCGACCGGTGGTCCATGCTTCACGACACGGATCGGAGTTGCGGGACTTTGCACGTCCCAGAGCCGGACCCGGCCGTCCGAGGCCCCCGTAGCCAGAAGGCCGTCAGTGGGTGAGAAATCGATCGAGCGGAACCGGCCCACGTCGATGGCAATCGTGGCAACGCGCGCCCCTGTTTCGGCCGACCAGACCTGGACCTGGCGGTCATTGGCGCAAGCGGCAAAGAAGGTGCCGTCAGGCGAGACCGCGACATCCTGCACGAACTGCCCCAGGTTGACCACCTGAACGTACGGCTCAAGGACGGATTGAGCGTGGTACCACTCAAAGCCGCGCAGGTCCGCCATCTGAGGGTTCGCCGCGACCGAGTCGAGCATCCGTTTCAGTCCCAGGTAGTCCCCCTTCTTGAGTTGTTCCGCGGCAAGGTTCATCCGGGACCGATACAGCGATTCGAGTGCCTGGCGGGCGTTCTGCTGAGCCTCCTGAAAGAAGTAGGTGACACTCGCCAGGCCGATACTCAGACTGAGGAACAGAGCGGCAACCAGACCGGCAATGGTCGGTCGGCGAAGGCACCATCGCCAGCCGCGCGCCAGAGACGAAATCGGGCGGGCCCGAATCGGCTCCCCCTGCTGGAACCGTTGCAGCTCGTCGGCCACTTCGCTCGCTGTCTGATATCGCCGACCCGGATCCCGTTCGAGACATTTCAGGCAGATCGTCTCGAGATCACGGGGAATGTTCGGGGACAGCTTACGGGGAGACGGCGCATCCTCGACCGTCTTCTGCAACAGAATTGCACGGATATTGCCGCGGAACGGCGTAAAGCCGGTCAGCATTTCGAACAGGATCACGCCGATGGCGTAGATATCCGACCGCTGATCGGTCGCACGGGTCCAGCCACTAGCCTGTTCGGGGGACATGTAGCGGGCCGTTCCCATCACGTGCCCCTCCGACGAGATCGTCTCGTTGCTGCTGATGCGCTTGGCGAGTCCGAAATCGGTGACGTAAGGCTGGCCTTCGGAGTTGATGAGGATGTTGCCCGGCTTGACGTCGCGGTGAACGATTCCCTGCTCGTGCGCATGGTGCAGCGCACGGGAGATCGCGATCAGCCAGTTGATCGACTTCGTGCGCTCCGGTACGCCGTTGGCGAGGACGTCCTGCAGCGTCGGACCGTCAATGTACTCGCTGGCGATAAACACCTGACCGTCGATCTCGCCCACCTCGAAGATCGAAACGATGTTGGGATGCTTCAGCGTTGCAGCGGCCTGGGCCTCGTGAAGCAGTGCCGACGTTTCGTTCTCGCGCGGCACCGGGACCTTCAGGGCGATATTCCGGCCGAGAACCGTGTCGCGGGCCAGCCAGACGGTTCCGAACGAACCGTGCCCCAGCGGCTGCAGCAGACGAAAGTGCGCAATCTGCTCTTCGGGGGGTGGCTGCCCGACCCGGGTGTCCAGCGTCGTTGGATCGAGGCTCGAAGGAACGTGGACGAGACCGCAGTTGGGACAGACGACGTTCGAGATGGACCGCAGGATCTCGGACGTGTCACCATTTCCACGTCCGGCGTGGATCGCAATCGGGTGATCGCAGGCAGGGCAGAGAATCGGCATGAGGGGGCGTCACAATCTTGCTGGACGATGCTGCCGCGGCCCGCTGCAGTGCGGAAGGAACGCAATGCTCAATTCCGCCACAGCGTCTCTGCCTGCCGAAGTGTCATACCGTTCCGACGGCGGCACGTGCCCCGCAACGCAACGGCAGCGACAGGTCAGTTTCTTGAGGTTCTCGCGGGCACCGGAGGCGAATACTCATATCGGTACCATGCTCAAACCGCCGTCCGCTCCGAAAGTACGACAGTCAACGGTTCACTCTGACGTGGCCAGCGAAAAACCTGCTGCGCAAATGCTGCTCCAGTCAGTTCAGCTGCGACCACCACGCCGCTTGAGCGTGTCGAGCAGCACGGCACCGGTCAGCACGGCCCCCAGGACGATCTTCTGGTTGAACGGATCGACGTCGGTCAGGTTCATTCCGTTCTTGATGACGGCAATGATGAAGGCCCCGATCAGCGTCCCGAGGATCTTTCCCTGCCCTCCCATCAGCGAGGTTCCGCCGACGACCACTGCGGCGATCACTTCCAGTTCGTACATCAGGCCGAACTTGGGGTCACCGGCCGACAGCTGTGATGTGAGCACGATCCCGCCCAGTCCCGCGAGAGCACCGCAGATCGTGTAGACCGCCAGCAGCACCCGTTTGACGGGGACGCCGGACAGCCGCGCCGCCTCTTCGTTGCCGCCGATCGCATAGACGTAGCGCCCGAAGACCATCTGCGACATCACGATGTGGGCGATGATATAGAGGACGATCATCAGCAGGACAGGATTCGGGATTCCGAGCGTCTGCCCGCGCCCGAGCCAGAAGAAGGCCGTCGGCAACTCGGGAATCGAACGCCCCTCCGCCAGACGGAACGACAGCCCGCTGGCCATCATCATCATCCCCAGCGTCACAATGAACGGAGGAATGCCGAAGGCCGTCACCATGAGACCGTTGAACACACCGGCCAGTCCGCAGACGACGATGCCGGCGAGCACCCCGACGAGAACCATCCCGATGGCCGCGTCGCTGCCGCCCCCCAGATCGCGGATCAGAATCGCCGACGAGACCGATGCGAGCGCCACCAGCGAACCGACGGAGAGGTCGATCCCGGCCGTGATGATCACCATCGTCATGCCGATGGCGATGATCGCGTAGATCGCCGTTTGATTGGCGACACCAAGCAGGTTGGTCACCTTCAGAAAGTCGGGCCACGTATACGGGCTGGGAGTCAGCGTCTTCTCCGCTCCGACCGACTCGAAGCGGTCGTAGACGGTCCACTTGGCGGTGACGTCATTGGCGGCGATGGCGTCGATCGTACCGCCGTCGGCCAGGATTGCCTCGATTGCCTTGCGGGCGTCGACGGCCGATCCGTTGACGGTCGCCAGCACCGTTGCTCCCTTCTCCTCGAGCCTCTCGGCCGCGGCCGTGGTGAACTCCCTGTCTTCGGCAGTGGGACGTCCGACGATCAGCACGGCGGCCGATTCTCCATGCTGGTCGAGAATGAAGTCGGCCACCTGCCGGCCGGCATCCCCCCCGGTTGGATGCTGCTCCCGGATGGTCAGAGCACTGAACAGCAGACCGAGCAGCAGCAGCACGAACACCATGCCGTAGTCCCGGATAAACGGGTTCGCCAGCCAGCCGGTCTTGTGTTGTTCGCTCATCGTTTCAGGCCACCGCGAGTTCCATGATCTGTTCCTGCGTCGCCGACTTCACGTCGGTGATCTCACCCGTCACGCGGCCCTCGTGCATCACCAGAATGCGATCGCTCATCCCCAGGACCTCCGGCAGTTCCGAACTGATCATCAGGATCGCCTTCCCCTGCCGGGCGAGGTCGTTCATGAGCATGTAGATCTCGTACTTCGCGCCCACGTCGATCCCGCGGGTCGGTTCGTCGAAAATGACGATCTCGGCGTTCCGCTCGAGCCATTTGGCGAGCACGACCTTCTGCTGATTTCCCCCCGAGAGATTCCCCGCCAGTTGCCGGTGATGGGGGATGCGAATCCGCAGCCGCTGCACATAGGTTTCGAATGCATCGCGCTCGGGGCGGACTCTCACGAACCCCCAGGTGGAGAACTCACGGAGATTCGGCAGTCCGAAGTTCTCCAGCACCGAGGCGTCGAGGATCAGTCCCTGCCCCTTGCGGTCTTCGGTGAGCAGGCAGATGCCGGCACGAATCGCATCGCGAGGCGAGCGAATCTCCAGTGGCCTGCCATCGAGCATGACCGTTCCGGCGTCAGCACGGTCTGCCCCGAAGATCAACCGGGCCGCTTCCGTCCGCCCGGCCCCCATCAATCCAGTGAGGCCGAGCACTTCGCCGGAGCGAATCTCGAACGTGACGTCGCGGACCGCATCGCCGCGCGTCAGGCCCTGCACAGACAGCCGGGGTTCGCCAACCGGATGATGGTGCTTGGGGAACTCGTTCTCGATCTCGCGCCCGACCATCATCTCGATCATCCGTTGCCGCGTCAGCTCTTCGATCGGCGCTTCGCCGGCCGGTCCGCCGTCCCGCAACACAAGAACGCGGTCTGCAATGTCGAAGATTTCGTCGAGACGATGGCTGATGTAGATGACGCCGATGCCCCGCTGCTGTAGATCCCGGATGATCTTGAACAGCCGGGCGACTTCCTGGGGAGTGAGCGCCGCGGACGGTTCGTCCATGACGATCATCCGCACGTTCTGCGAAAGGGCCTTAGCGATTTCGACGATCTGCTGCTGGGCGACCGAGAGACGTCCACACGGCGCATCGATGGGAATGGCAACGCCGATCTGCTCAAACAGTTCGCGGGCCTTCTGCCGTTCTGCCGAGCGATGGACGAATCCGCGTCCCGACTCGCGGCCGAGAAAGATGTTCTCCCATGCGGCCAGTCCGGGAACCAGGTTGAACTCCTGGTAAATGATGCCGATCCCTGCGACATTGGACGCGGACGGATTCGGAAGTTTCACTTCCTGGCCGTCGATCAGAATCGTGCCGGCATCCGGCTGATGCGCCCCGCCGAGCGTCTTGATGAGGGTGCTCTTGCCGGCGCCGTTCTCGCCCAGCAGCGCGAGCACTTCTCCCTTGTGCAGCGTCAGATCCACGCCGCGCAGGGCCCGCACCCCGGGAAACGACTTTTCGATTCCGCGCATCTCCAGCAGGGGCGTGCCGGCCTGTTCCGAAGCGGGCGGCATCAGCGCTACTCCTGCAGCTCGGGATCGTTCTTCGCGTCCTCCTGGTAGTACAGCTCGGAGGGGATCAGGATCTCTTCGGGGACTTCGTCGCCATCGAAGTAGCGCACAATCTGCTCGATCGTCGCTTTGCCGATGCGGTCCGGAAACTGGATCGGATCGCAGACGATCTTCCCCTCCAGAATCGCCTGCTTGCCGATCTTCTGTCCATCAAAGCCGATGATCTTCACCTGATCCGCCTTGCCAGCCGCTTCGAGTGCCGCGCGAGCCCCGAGCGCCGAGGGATCGTTGATCGCGAAGATCGCCGCCAGGTCCGGGTTGGCCTCGATCGTGTCCTTGGCCGCCTTGAAGCCTTCGTCCCGAACACCGCCACCGTCGAGGACGGCGACGATCTCGATCTGAGCGGCACCGTCACCGGCATTGTGTGCGTCGATGACTTCGCGGAAGCCCTTCACACGCAACTGGCACGACTCGGCCTGCGGGAAGTGCAGAATGGCCACGTTGCCTCCCGAATCGCCGATCAGATCCACCATCGCCTTGCCGGCCAGCTTGCCCCCCTGGTAGTTGTCGGTGGCGACGTGGCAGACCACTTCACCGACTTCGCCGTCGTATTTGATGTCGTTGGTGAAGACCGGGATGCCTGCATCGTTCGCTTTCTTGATGGCAGGACCGATCGCCTGCGAATCGCAGGGATTGAGGACGATCGCCGAGACACCTTTGACGATGAACTCACTGACCTGATCGGCCTGCTTCTTCACGTCCCGTTCACCGGAGACGACCAGCACTTCGTAGCCATGCTTGGCGGCTTCCTCCTTCATGTTGTCGGCAATGACCTTGAAGAAGGGATTGGTCAGCGTCAGGGCCGAGAAGCCGATCGTGCCTTTGGTTTCAGTGCTGTCCCCGGCATCACCGCCAGCAGGATCAGCCGCCTGATCGCCCGGCTCGCCGTTGCCACCACCACAGCCGGTCAACGCCAGAAGGAGCACGAGCAGAAACAGAGACGCGGGAAGACGCATCATGACGGAAGACTCCGCAGTCGAAACGACCTGAGATCTCGATGAAACGTAGAACGCGAGAGAGGCGAGGCGTCAGTAGCATCGTAACAGGCCGCGTGCCGAACGACAGGTCCCCGGCATGATCGGAGCCACGCGGTTGTCGCTGGCTTCGACCGGCACGATGTTGTTGACACCTCTGCAAGGTCACGGTATCCATATGTGAAATCGCGTTCAAGTCTGTATTCAGCGGATTCTCTTGCCGGTTCCGGCGGAAACACGCATGCCCGTCACACGAAGACCGTCCGTCCCCAACCTGCAGCGGGGGATGGCGATTCTCGAATACCTCGCCACGCACCAGCGCAGTGCCACGATTGCCGAACTTTCGGAGCGGCTCGGATACCCTTCAGCCTCCGTGTTCCGGATCACACAGGCATTTGCCGAACTTGGCTATCTGTCGCGCGACCCGGTCACCAAGCAGTTCCGCCTGACGAACAAGCTGCTGCTGCTTGGGCAGCCGCACGGCCGGGATCGCGGGCTGGTCGAAGCGTCGATCCCGGCGATGCGGCAATTGAATCAGGCGACTTCCGAAACCACGCAGCTCTGCTGTCTGGTCGATACCGGCATCGTTGTGCTCGAGCAGTTGCTGGCGACACATCCCTTCAAGTATTCGGCCGAACTGGGGGCACGTTGCCCGGCGTACAGCTGTGCGCCCGGCAAAGCGATCCTCGCCAGCCTGCCGGACGACGAGCGGGACGACCTGCTGCGGCGCATCCGCTTCAAGCGATTTACGCCAACGACGATTACTGACCGCCGCCTGTTCCGCGAAGAACTCGCAGCGATCTGCGAATGCGGATTCGCAGTCGATCGGGCCGAAGGGATGGCCGGCGTCCACTGCGTCGCGGCCGCCGTACGGGACCGCAACGGCTACCCCGCGGGCGCGCTGACCATCGCCGCCCCGGCATCACGCGTTCCGGAGGAGGACTTCGGTCGCGTCGGCAAGCTTGTCATCCAGGCCGTCCGCCTGGCCGAAACCAACTACGGACAGTAATTCCCAACCGAGACCGCACGTGAACTTTCTCAGTCAACTGACCGGATCATTCGCTCAGCCCTGCGCCGAGAACCCGACCGTTGCCATGGTCGAAGCGGCTTACCAGCACCACGGCCTCGACTGGAGGTACATCAACTGCGAGGTCGCGCCGGAGGATCTGGGCGATGCCGTCCGCGGTGCCCGCGCCATGAACTGGGCCGGCTTCAACTGCTCGATCCCACACAAGGTGGCCGTTATCGAGCACCTCGACGGACTGGGGGAGTCCGCCCGCATCATCGGAGCCGTCAACTGTGCCGTGCGTCGTGACGGGAAACTCATCGGCGAGAACACCGACGGCAAGGGATTTGTCGAGTCGCTGCGTGAGCAGGTCGACCCTGCGGGCAAGTCAGTCGTCATGTTCGGGGCCGGGGGTGCGGCGCGGGCAATCGGCGTCGAAACGGCGTTGGCCGGCGCGACACACATCACGGTCGTCAATCGCTCGCCCGAGCGTGGCGAAGAGCTGGCCGCTCTGCTCAGCGAGAAGACGCCGGCCACGGCGGAGTTCGTCCACTGGGACGGGGACTATGCGGTCCCGACGGGGACCGACATCGTCGTCAACGCGACATCGATCGGCCTGTTTCCCGACGTCGA
This region includes:
- a CDS encoding substrate-binding domain-containing protein; this encodes MMRLPASLFLLVLLLALTGCGGGNGEPGDQAADPAGGDAGDSTETKGTIGFSALTLTNPFFKVIADNMKEEAAKHGYEVLVVSGERDVKKQADQVSEFIVKGVSAIVLNPCDSQAIGPAIKKANDAGIPVFTNDIKYDGEVGEVVCHVATDNYQGGKLAGKAMVDLIGDSGGNVAILHFPQAESCQLRVKGFREVIDAHNAGDGAAQIEIVAVLDGGGVRDEGFKAAKDTIEANPDLAAIFAINDPSALGARAALEAAGKADQVKIIGFDGQKIGKQAILEGKIVCDPIQFPDRIGKATIEQIVRYFDGDEVPEEILIPSELYYQEDAKNDPELQE
- the aroE gene encoding shikimate dehydrogenase gives rise to the protein MNFLSQLTGSFAQPCAENPTVAMVEAAYQHHGLDWRYINCEVAPEDLGDAVRGARAMNWAGFNCSIPHKVAVIEHLDGLGESARIIGAVNCAVRRDGKLIGENTDGKGFVESLREQVDPAGKSVVMFGAGGAARAIGVETALAGATHITVVNRSPERGEELAALLSEKTPATAEFVHWDGDYAVPTGTDIVVNATSIGLFPDVDARVPIDMETLTPQMVVADVIPNPPRTRLVRESEACGCTVIDGLGMLVNQGVIGIKYWTDQDVDPAVMRAKLEEIFGG
- a CDS encoding IclR family transcriptional regulator, whose amino-acid sequence is MPVTRRPSVPNLQRGMAILEYLATHQRSATIAELSERLGYPSASVFRITQAFAELGYLSRDPVTKQFRLTNKLLLLGQPHGRDRGLVEASIPAMRQLNQATSETTQLCCLVDTGIVVLEQLLATHPFKYSAELGARCPAYSCAPGKAILASLPDDERDDLLRRIRFKRFTPTTITDRRLFREELAAICECGFAVDRAEGMAGVHCVAAAVRDRNGYPAGALTIAAPASRVPEEDFGRVGKLVIQAVRLAETNYGQ